In Brienomyrus brachyistius isolate T26 chromosome 3, BBRACH_0.4, whole genome shotgun sequence, the following proteins share a genomic window:
- the LOC125739317 gene encoding uncharacterized protein LOC125739317 — protein MADIVKATQSISKAGDFRDDTKLIMQPYANWEEYLVPAPVSIAILGELVCISSNVDFSINKNPPKGGFQLIKYPDSFRACLMQVANSGWAAFNEAHKNMDQIRLHTGSVPAYIRTSVQILLQDNDELVQTLLPDQLENISTISDQCVQLADQAEKKFTIVINLIQELLEACISAKKVYGDDLENVKRKIEETNMRKEDSEKAKERAQKTLEDMNKCLDESQKTFDKAIDSLPSGWDVIGMNFVEGLTDGVLGIMSHATKIMAETPKYKKDHDDVGGMSNVLSKAGQILKLGQTLNSFIDKQQINWSEIYDQKEDKTKTAYVGEQYTQIKTSVENEKDCKAKKAALDICTDGIKLCSELSKIAPDGKCDAIQTKQMTERMQKLMKQCQTFDCENKAFTNTPAFQPEPPHQAKEGGPKRAGEMAVENARYRIEQSRAQLEKAREMQKQSLENLEKNQKELTEILVTLRNCEVNEIDFNTTIKMLVKGLDAMGRVKEQWEKMIRFFQMISNIVKTCLHRSLTDFVKQSQKASQKHLSYNTKKFMKDLIYQQAFYASNVASLVNMISGTYVEVSDKHLMDRISSLGKLMALDPSKPDFESERKKLHDACEEAQEAIRDLVKINNKKFDQKAKERMEKIERELKPMLPPASEEKMKEMKEITESAFKEMSQEDEDQFA, from the coding sequence ATGGCAGATATAGTGAAAGCTACCCAATCAATTTCCAAGGCTGGAGATTTCAGAGATGACACAAAGCTGATAATGCAACCATATGCTAACTGGGAGGAGTACTTGGTACCTGCCCCAGTCTCCATAGCCATTCTGGGGGAGCTGGTCTGTATCTCCTCTAATGTAGATTTCTCCATCAATAAAAACCCTCCAAAAGGTGGGTTTCAGTTAATCAAGTATCCAGACTCATTCCGTGCCTGTCTAATGCAAGTGGCTAATTCTGGATGGGCGGCATTCAATGAGGCTCACAAGAACATGGACCAGATCCGTCTCCACACTGGCAGTGTGCCAGCTTACATCAGGACGTCAGTTCAGATATTACTACAGGACAATGATGAGCTGGTCCAAACCCTCCTCCCTGACCAACTGGAGAACATATCTACTATATCAGACCAATGTGTACAACTGGCTGATCAAGCAGAGAAAAAGTTCACAATTGTTATTAATCTGATCCAAGAACTTTTAGAAGCTTGTATAAGTGCAAAGAAGGTATATGGTGATGATCTGGAGAACGTCAAGCGCAAAATTGAGGAGACAAATATGAGAAAAGAGGATtcagagaaagcaaaggaaaGGGCTCAGAAAACGCTTGAGGACATGAATAAATGTTTAGATGAGTCACAGAAGACTTTTGATAAAGCAATCGATTCACTGCCGTCTGGGTGGGATGTGATTGGCATGAACTTTGTAGAGGGACTTACTGATGGtgtgttaggtataatgtcacATGCAACTAAAATCATGGCAGAAACACCAAAGTACAAAAAGGACCATGACGACGTTGGCGGTATGAGCAACGTACTTTCCAAAGCAGGGCAGATTCTGAAACTGGGCCAGACACTGAACAGCTTCATTGACAAACAGCAAATTAATTGGTCTGAGATATACGATCAAAAGGAAGACAAAACAAAGACGGCGTATGTGGGGGAACAATACACTCAGATAAAAACTTCAGTGGAGAACGAGAAAGACTGTAAAGCCAAAAAGGCCGCACTCGACATCTGCACAGACGGCATTAAACTGTGCTCTGAGCTCTCAAAGATCGCACCTGACGGGAAATGCGATGCCATACAGACAAAACAAATGACTGAAAGAATGCAGAAGCTAATGAAACAGTGTCAGACATTTGACTGTGAGAACAAGGCCTTCACAAACACTCCAGCCTTCCAACCTGAACCACCGCATCAAGCAAAAGAAGGTGGACCAAAACGGGCAGGTGAGATGGCGGTGGAGAACGCCCGTTACCGCATAGAGCAGAGTCGAGCTCAGCTGGAAAAGGCAAGAGAGATGCAAAAACAGAGTTTGGAAAACCTGGAGAAAAACCAGAAGGAGCTGACAGAGATCTTAGTCACACTGAGAAACTGTGAAGTAAATGAGATCGACTTCAACACCACCATTAAAATGCTGGTCAAGGGTCTAGATGCGATGGGAAGAGTGAAAGAGCAGTGGGAGAAGATGATCCGCTTCTTTCAGATGATCTCAAACATCGTCAAGACCTGCCTGCATAGATCTCtgactgattttgtcaaacaGTCTCAGAAGGCATCTCAGAAACATCTGTCATATAACACAAAAAAGTTCATGAAAGACCTGATCTACCAGCAGGCCTTTTATGCGTCGAATGTAGCCAGCTTGGTTAACATGATCTCAGGGACCTACGTTGAGGTTTCCGACAAACACCTGATGGACAGGATCAGCAGTCTGGGCAAACTCATGGCTCTGGATCCCAGCAAACCAGATTTTGAAAGTGAACGCAAGAAATTGCACGATGCCTGTGAAGAAGCTCAAGAAGCAATAAGAGATCTTGTGAAAATTAACAACAAGAAATTTGATCAGAAAGCAAAAGAGAGAATGGAGAAAATCGAAAGGGAGCTAAAGCCGATGCTACCTCCAGCGTCTGAGGAGAAAATGAAAGAGATGAAAGAAATAACAGAATCTGCATTTAAAGAAATGAGTCAGGAGGATGAAGATCAGTTTGCATGA
- the LOC125739334 gene encoding LOW QUALITY PROTEIN: uncharacterized protein LOC125739334 (The sequence of the model RefSeq protein was modified relative to this genomic sequence to represent the inferred CDS: deleted 1 base in 1 codon), with amino-acid sequence MKNKYDELRSLIIKGKDNFVEAEQRASGILGSIDKECEELTQQKGKLQRQRYKKTECQNLQDQLASQQNILLEHQRSLANANTHLQATQAKVNEMHRRMEHDEAVRNAGIGLMFIPFVGTIIGATLVGVYQTDLDNATDAKNQAESEVHNWEGQVASSSRGVSDCQTQINQKTQEISQANTSLEVLRRTIEDVTQQRLDIADVQEKFRNAVRVLTNLAGIATVGEVQTRKFILFEPLMTVLQEIFKCVLQMSDKKGHLQCVETALNPIQSAFEENVRKMKALCDKGDDYW; translated from the exons ATGAAGAACAAATACGATGAGCTTCGCTCTTTAATTATTAAAGGGAAGGATAACTTCGTGGAAGCAGAGCAAAGAGCTTCTGGTATTTTAGGAAGTATAGATAAAGAGTGTGAGGAATTAACTCAACAGAAAGGAAAACTGCAACGACAACGAT ACAAGAAAACTGAATGCCAAAACCTACAAGACCAGCTTGCAAGTCAGCAAAACATACTACTGGAGCATCAGAGATCGTTAGCAAATGCAAATACACACTTACAAGCAACACAGGCAAAAGTTAATGAGATGCATAGAAGAATGGAGCACGATGAAGCTGTGAGGAACGCTGGGATCGGTCTGATGTTCATTCCGTTTGTTGGAACCATAATTG GAGCCACCTTGGTTGGGGTCTATCAGACAGATCTGGACAACGCAACAGATGCTAAAAATCAAGCTGAAAGTGAAGTTCACAACTGGGAAGGTCAAGTGGCAAGTAGTTCTCGAGGTGTTTCTGACTGTCAGACACAGATCAACCAGAAGACACAGGAGATTTCTCAAGCTAACACCAGTTTGGAGGTGTTACGAAGAACCATAGAAGACGTCACACAGCAGCGCCTTGATATAGCTGATGTCCAGGAGAAGTTCAGGAATGCTGTCAGGGTTTTGACCAATCTAGCTGGGATAGCTACAGTAGGCGAGGTACAGACAAGGAAGTTTATTCTGTTTGAGCCCCTCATGACGGTACTTCAGGAAATCTTTAAATGTGTTCTGCAAATGTCAGATAAGAAGGGTCATCTTCAGTGTGTCGAAACAGCTTTAAATCCAATACAAAGTGCTTTTGAAGAGAATGTGAGAAAGATGAAAGCTTTGTGTGACAAGGGGGATGATTACTGGTAG